gctatccacacacccattttgtgtggAAAGTTAAAACGGGAGTGTGAATAGCCCTATCCTGATAAAATACTCTTTGTAGCTTGTTCGTGTGTTTGTTAGAGTACTTGATGTTCTACTCTTTCATTTTAAATTATCACAGTACTACTAGCTCAATgagtaataaaataaataataagaactGAATAATGCATGAAAAACACAATTAGATATTAATAACCAATATAACAGAATTGCCACATGGCATTATCTAGAAGGTGGGTTAGTTAATACAGGTAGAAGGGTACTGTTGTAATTAGTTCTTATGGGTATATAATGAGTAATAGGGTTCTCATTTGAGTAAGAAAGCATTGTAAGAATTTCTGAAAGCGTTAAtacattttctctttcttcctctctatctttcctcatcttcttcttcgattcTGGTATCCATTGTTGTTCATAGCTTCTCtgtgttaatatggtatcatcgccggTTTAGGCTCGTCGCCACTCTCGGTTCTGGTGAAGACTTTCGCTGATTTGGGTGCTATCTTGACGATTGGGTGCTCGAAGATTAGGTGTTTGGTGGTTATCTGGAACGGCGTTCTTAGGAGATTTGGTGGTGTGATTTTTAGCGAATCAGgtgcttttgtttctttcttggcGCTGTGGTTCAATTTGTTGGAATTTGATTTAAGCGAAGATttgggggtttttttttgtttggtagaATCTTGTTGTGTTGATTTTTGCACTTATCATTCTGTGTGTATTGTTCCTTGGAGTATCATTCTCTAGGACTTGTCGATTTTAAAGaagaaagtgtcattctttctatGAATCTTGGAGTTTCAATCTCCTGTGCTATGTTTGTTCCTTGAAGTATCATTCTCTAGGACTTGTCGATTTAAAGaagaaagtgtcattctttctatGATTCTTGGAGTTTCAATCTCCTGATTTGGTGTCTTGAGTCGAAGTGTGCAATTTGGGTTATGatttggagtgtcattctccttatTTGGGTATTGTTTTTGTGAATTTTCGAAGTCAGTTGTGTGTTCCTTggttggtaattttttttttttttggtttgctcAGAATTGTGATTGATTGAATCTATTTCCAATGGCGTCTTCTTCATTCAAGATTGAGAATTTGTTGGGTATGCTGACTATAAAACTTCGAGATGATAATTTTGCTAAATGGGCCTTCCAGTTTCAGTCGGTTCTTAAAGAGTACAAATTGTTTGGTCATTTTGATGGTACGATTGGTTGTCCATCAAAGTATGCCGTGAGTTCAGAGACTGGTATTACAAGGGAGATTACCACAGAGTTTCTTGATTGGGAGTCTACTGATATGGCTCTTATTAGTCTGCTGCTTGCTACACTAACAGATGAGGCCATGAAGTATGTCTTAGGGTGCAGGACTGCTTTTGAAGCGTGGTCGAATCTTGTTGAAATATATGCGTCTGTTTCGAAGTCTAGAGTTAACCATTTGAAAACAGAGTTGCATAGGATTCAGAAGGGGCAGATAACATTGATAAATACTTGTTGCGTTTGAAGAATATCAGAGATCAGTTAATGGCTGCAGGAGAGACAGTTTCTGACAATGATATTATCATTGCTGGGCTGGCAGGTTTACCTAAGGAATATGGTGTTATTCGCACAATTATCTTGGCACGGGAATCTTCCATTACCTTAAGGGAATTTCGTGCCCAACTACTTGGCACTGAAAATGAGGTTGAAGGAGAAATGAATCTGCTGTCTCAGAATATGAATGCTCTTTTTGTTCAGGGTTCTCAGTCTGGTCAGAATACTAGTTTGGGATCTGTCATGTATGGAAATGGATCTTCGAGTGGTGCATCTTCATCAAATTCTCAAAACCATGCTCATATACCTGCTACTACATCAGGTACTATTGTTCAGCAACCACATGGTTCATTTAATAATGCTCATCAACATGGTGTGAAGTCCCATATGTTTGGTTCTAATACTTTTCCTCCAGGGCATCATGATCAATCTTATGGATATGGTTTTGTAGTTCCCTCTCATTCTGGTCAGCAGCATGGGTTCAGATCTCAGAACTATAATGGGGGTTACAGATATGGAAATGGTGGTCAATCTAGGAATAATAGCAACAACTATAGAACTGGTAAAAACTTCAGAGGACGCgggttttatggtggaaatgGTCCTTACTCTTCAGGGACAAGACAAGGTCAGAATGTTACTGGGTCGTGGTCAGGCAATACTGAAGCTAGAACAAATGTTGTAGTTGAGTGTCAAATCTGTAATAAAAGAGGTCATACTGCAGTGAACTGTTTTCACATAAATACAAGCAATACACCAGCTGGGTTTATTGTGGAGTGTCAGATATGTGGAAAAAGAGGACATTCTGCTCTTGACTGTTTTCATAGAGCCAAATACACATATCAAGGTCAGCCACCTCCAGCCTCACTATCTGccatgaatgcacaacaaacaTTTCAGGCTCTTCCTCAGGATTTGTGGATTGTGGATTCAGGTGCTTCACACCACATGACTGCAGATATAAATGTTTTAAATCCAGTGGCTCCTTATCAAGGGTCTGATAATATAACCATTGGTAATGGTTCAAGTCTACCAATTAAACATATCGGTTCCACTGCAATTCATACTGCTTATTATTCTCTAGTTCTCAGTAAAGTTCTTCATGTTCCAAATATTGCCAGAAACCTTCTTTCAGTTAAACAATTGTGTGCAGATAATAATAgttggtttatatgtgatgaatgTGAGTTCTTTGTGCAGGACAAGAAGACAAAAGAGGTGGTGTATCACGGAAAGAGTAAACCCGAAGAGTTATTTCAGATTCCAGTGGTTAAAGCTTCTAGAGGGCACAAGTTGTTACAAGCGATCCAGTGGCTTACTTAGGGAAAATGGTGAAATCAGATATTTGGCATCAAAGGTTGGGACACCCTGCACATGATACTATGGCTGCAATGTTAAGACAGTCTAAGGTTTTACACAAGTTAGATGCGACTTGTACTACTTGTATTTCTTGTATTAGGGGTAAAATGTCTAGGATACCTTTTCCTGTTAGACATGATAGTTGTTTGGCTCCTTTTGAGAAAGTTCACACAGATGTTTGGGGTCCAACACCTGTAAAATCTGTGGAAGGTTTTCGATACTATGTACTTTTCGTAGATGAATATACAAGATTTACTTGGATATTTCCCATGTGCAACAAGTCTGATGTGTATGCAATTTTTCTCGAGTTTTATGCTTTCATTCACACTCAGTTTGGGTTAACAATTAAAGGTTTGCAAACAGATGGTGGAGGTGAATACACTAGCAAGCGGTTTACATCCTTTTTTGCTGCAAAAGGCATTATGTAGTTTATTTCTTGCCCTTACACACCTCAACAGAATGGGATTTCTGAGAGGAAACATAGATATGTGGTGGACACTGCTCTCACTTTGTTAAATGCTTCTGGTTTAAGTAGTGAGTTTTGGTACTTTCCTTGTGCTCATGCAGTTTTTCTGATTAATAAAATGCCGTGTAAAACCTTATCATTTAGTTCTCCCTATCTGCTGCTATACAACAAAGTGCCTGAGGTACAGTCCTTAAGAATTTTTGGAACTGCTGTGTTTCCATGGATCAAGCCGTATAACAGTCATAAATTGCAGTTTAAGTCCAAAATGTGTATCTTCTTAGGCTATGCAATGGGGTATAAGGGAGTAATATGTTACGATCAACAGTATAAGAAATGCATTATATCACGACATGTTATTTTTGAAGAGTCAATATTTCCAGCAAGGTTGAGACCTTCTCACAGTGGTGTGGCATCCGCTGAGACAGTCAATCAAACTAGCTCTGTGATTATTCCATTTCCTATTCCCATGCGGTCTATAAGGGGTCAATCTGAGCAAGATGGGACATCGGTTTCTAACTCTGGTTCTCATGTATGCATTACTCCACAAAATCACATTTGTGAAAACTCATCAGCATCAACATCTAATGGTTCCTACTCTACAACAAGTGATACACCAACTCCACCTCCTTTGCTTCCTGTCCTCGATACTACTCAACTTCAGGTATTATTACCTTTGTCTGAGCACTCTTCTAGTACTGATTCACATGTATTACCTGTacaagaaccatttcatcctCGGATTCAAACTAGATTACAAACAGGTGTTATTTCAAGAAAGAATTATGCAGCTCATTTGGCCACTTTCCCTGAGTTAAATTCATTACAAATACTGGAGTCTTGCTCGGATATGTCCTGCTCTGTGTCAATTACTAGTGCATGTCCTGGAGGGTTTTCATTTCTGGCCGATATCACAGAACCTGAAGAACCTAAAACTTTTAGGGCAGCATCGTGTAAATCTGAATGGCAACATGCTATGCAAGAAGAATATAATGCATTAAAGGCTCAAGGTACATGGGTTCTAGTTTCACCTCCATCTCACAGAACAATTGTAGGCAACAAATGGGtgtataaaataaagaaaaatccaGATGGAACAATATCAAGGTATAAAGCTCGTTAGTTGCTCAGGGGTACACTCAAGAACAAGGGCTGGATTACTCAGAGACTTTTAGTCATGTGGTCAGACACACTACTGTTCGATTAATTCTTGTTTTAGTTGCACAGTTTGGTTGGAATCTGCGACAACTAGACATTAAAAATGCCTTTTTGCACGGTGATCTCGAGGAAGAGGTCTACATGCAGCAACCTCAAGGATTTGTGGATCCTTCCTGTCCAAGTTATGTGTGTAAACTCATTAAATCTCTCTATGGCTTGAAACAAGCCCCGAGAGCCTGGAACTCGAAGTTTACGAGTTATCTTCCATCCCTTGGTTTCACAACTTCCTTATCTGATACAAGCTTATTTGTTAAAGTAGATAAAGGGGATATTGTTCTCTTATTACTCTATGTAGACGATATTATACTCACTGGTTCCAATCCTACAACAGTTCAAGCAGTGATCAGTGACCTTGCAGAAGTGTTTGATCTCAAGGACATGGGCAGATTATCTTATTTCTTGGGATTGCATATTCAGTATAAAGATGATGGATCACTGTTTATAAGCCAATCGAAATATGCTAAAGATCTCCTCAAGAAGGCAGCAATGGAGACATGTAAGCCTACATCAACACCATCTAAGCCCCATGCACAATTACTTGAACAAGAAGGTGCTCATCTCTCTGACCCAAGTCATTATCGAAGTTTGGTAGGGGCTCTCCAATATTTGACATTTACTCGGCCATATCTTGCTCAGGCTGTTAACATGGTATGTCAGTTTATGACTTCCCCGACTGATCTTCATATGCATCTTGTCAAACGCATCTTAAGGTACCTGAAATGAACACTTGAGTATGGTATGCATTACAAAAAGAGCTTGGATTTCAATTTGCTTGCCTATTCTGATTCAGACTGGGCAGCATATATAAATACCCGACGTTCTATAACTGGTTTTGTGATTTACTTGGGCGATAATCCCATTTCATGGCAGTCTAAGAAGCAATCCACAGTATCTCGCAGCTCTACTGAGGCTGAATACAAAGCTTTAGCACATTCTGCAGCAGATTTGTTTTGGATTCGATCTCTCCTCAAAGACATGCATCAGCGAATCTTGGTGCCTCAAGTACTTCACTGTGACAATCTGAGTGCTTTAGCTCTAAGCTCGAATCCTGTCTTTCACTCGAAGATCAAACATCTTGATACCGACTATCATTTTGTTCGTGAAAAGGTACAACGGGGTGATTTAATTGTCCAATATATACCTACTGAAGAATAGGTTGCAGATGTATTCACCAAAGGCCTGCATGGTCTTGTGTTTGTAAAGCACTGCATACACCTTGCTCTTGCTGTTTCAGGTCCAATTTTAGATCCGGTTTCAGGTGTTTAGCTGTTTCAAACTTCACTTGGCAGATCCATGttcagtttgaggggggagtaaTAACCAATATAACAGAATTGCCACATGGCATTATCTAGAAGATGTGTTAGTTAATACAGGTAGAAGGGTACTGTTGTAATTAGTTCTTATGGGTATATAAGGAGTAATAGGGTTCTCATTTGAGTAAGAAAGCATTGTAAGAATTTCTGAAAGCGTTAAtacattttctctttcttcctctctatctttcctcatcttcttcttcgattcTGGTATCCATTGCTGTTCATAGCTTCTCTGTGTTAATAGATATAACACTTTGTCGAAACATTCAAAggctgtgaaaaaaaaaaatagactaATTATGTGAAATATAATGATCAACTTCATTACTCTCAAAAAGTACAAGAGCAACAAAGCGACGTTGACATGCCAAACTTCTCCAATAAGCCCATCTATACTCAAGTCTTCATCAGCAGGCAGTAAGGCAGAGGGTGAGATCTAAAATTATAGAAGTTCAATTCGAAGCCTAATTGGATTATAAATAACTGCTATTACATTGCTTAATAACAAGCACTATGGAAATGATTTTAGCAAGTGTTAgagaaaatcaatttttttgtgaGTTGTGTAAAACAAGCAGTATGTATCCcacaaagagaaaggaaaacaaaaccGAATTATGGTCAATATCTTCAACCTTTGATTCAACATAGGCATGGATTTAAGAAACCTGCAAAATTTGATTCCACGGGATACCATTTCCAAGGATATATatatgtagacatcgaaatttcggtgaaataactATCCACTAACGTATTAAAGTTTCGACGAACCAGGGCATATGTGGCATGTGCCACGTGTCTcacaaattgtacacatggcACGTGACTCAACAAAATCGAATGAGTCATCAAGAGGACGCATGCCACAAAGGGATTATTTGATGTTAatataaattaaacaaattaattaatttaaatgaattGATTTATTTGAGGTCACACTTGgcgcgatggcaagtgccttcgcccatgagcggtaggtctcgggttcgagacttgggagcagcctctccataaatgggggtaaggctagccgacattcatctatcccagaccctgcgtaaagcgggagccttgtgcactgggtgtgacgaaatgaa
Above is a window of Malus sylvestris chromosome 15, drMalSylv7.2, whole genome shotgun sequence DNA encoding:
- the LOC126603028 gene encoding uncharacterized protein LOC126603028, which gives rise to MASSSFKIENLLGMLTIKLRDDNFAKWAFQFQSVLKEYKLFGHFDGTIGCPSKYAVSSETGITREITTEFLDWESTDMALISLLLATLTDEAMKYVLGCRTAFEAWSNLVEIYASVSKSRVNHLKTELHRIQKGQITLINTCCV